A region of the Sphaerodactylus townsendi isolate TG3544 linkage group LG15, MPM_Stown_v2.3, whole genome shotgun sequence genome:
TAGGATGTCCTGGTAGTTTATGCCTTGAAAAACCACTGATAGATGAAAACCCtaagatttttcaaggcaagttgcTAAATGTTGTGCTGTGGTGTCCAGAGTGCATAGTGGCCTAAAGAATCAACATATGGATAAATTAAGCTCAATAGTATTTTAATCTAACTCATTGTATGCATTTACTgtcatttttatcttatttttaattaaagagtTTCTTTTGCATTTGGTAAGATTTATGTGTTTTCTGTTGAACTAAGACCACAGTAAATCTGAATATGAAGCTACAGGGTTTATTTCCATCCAGGAAACATTGTGAGCCACAACAATGGTTAGTCAGCagggtgtagtgattaagtgcaggtggattctaatctggagaactgggtttgattccccacatgtcCACCTGAgtagctgaggcttatctggtgaaccagatgtgtttccttactcctacattccagctgggtgaccatgggctagtgacatttctttggaactctctcagccccacctacctcacaaggtgtctgttgtggggagaggaagggaaaggaacttgtaagccaccttcagtctccttaagagagaaaggtggggtataaatccaaactcttctacttcttcttcttcttctacttagcTCATCCAGACAGAAGATAGAGAGATGACACTGTGCAGATACACTAAGGGACAAGAAGTATCTTAAAGATTAACAGAAAAAATGTGACCTTGCTTCTGGGATTGCCATAGCAGCCAAGCTTTTCAAGCCACTCGTATGCTAAACAAGCTGTAACAAAACTTGTGCTGAATACAGGAAGATATAAATTGACAAAGTAATCTGCATCTGGTAGGAAAAGATTTGTCATCAGGATGGTGCTGATTTTGGTGTTGCTTCTTGTACTGTTGCCTCGTAATGTATGCAAGAAACATTCCATTCCTTGCACGTCAGATGATGACCCTCTGCCTATTCCTCATGAATTTTACCAGCCAGGTGACCTTACAATTGGTGGGATTGTCTCTCAGGTCTTCAGCTTCCACAACACTCCCAGTTTCACTGGTCTAGGCATTACAGAGATGTTGTTCCAAGAACCTATGTAAGATATTCTTCAAATCTCCCTCTATTACAACATGTTATAAGAAAGAGGACATTTTTCACAATAAGTTTCCACAAGGTTCAATATGAAAGCCAATGCTTTTTTGTATGGTGAATATTAAATGTTGATTGCCTTTATGTttactgtttattgttttattttcctgatgttgagACTGAGTTTAGTGTAGTGTAGTGAGAGATGGTGCCGCAATTCACAATGTGTGGGGTAGGGGACATGTGGTGGTGGGAGAATAGCATGTTAAGGATATGAAAAGGACTTGCCCTTTCTGGTTCTGCTTACAATCAAAGTGAAGTTGGTAACCCATATCAACCACACACTAGGCTATAGAATCTACTAAATGCCAGCAGGGTTCACAAGAAAAAGAGCAGTTATCCAGAGTATAATCCTGAATGAAAGGTCTGATCAGGCATGTATGTCTTGTCTAAAGCATCTCAGATTTTTATAGCCTTCTTGAAAACCACTGACCACATAAAATAATTCTTGGGATGGCAGATGTGATGTTCACATTTTAATTGGGTCAACACCCTTGGAGGAAACTCTCATTTGGGTCAAAGTGCCAAAGAAAAGCTACCAGCATAACTTGGCCATGGCATTTTGCAACAAAGAGATCAATGACAATCCCAATCCCCATTACCCTAATAATGTCACGGTGGTGGGTTTCCACATCCTTAATAGCTACTACGTTCCAAGGATGTCCTAcaaagccaccctgagcttgcTTTCCACACAGGGGAAGTTTGTACCCAATTTCAAGTGTGACACACAAAACAAACTGATCACCACCATCGGAGGACTTACTACGGATGTTTCTCTCAGCATAGCCACTATCATATCCATCTACAAGATGCCACAGGTAGGACATTCCTCAGGAAATATGAACATTCTAAACCTTTAACCATGACTTTcacatggttccctgaaaaaaaattCCCTACACATTTCTTTCAGCTCACCTATGGAGTATTTTCCCCAGAGCATGGTGACAAAAGGCTGTTCCCTCACCTCAGTCAGATGGTACCAAACGAAAACTCACAATATGCAGGAGTTGTTCGCTTATTTCGGCATTTTAAATGGACATGGATTGGTCTTACAGCtatggatgatgatgatggagacAGATTTCTAGGAGCCATCCTGCCGTTGCTTACTGAGAATGGCATCTGTTTTGCCTTCACAATAAGATTCCCCAAAATAACTTATCTGCAGGAGGCAATAGACTTGCTTGCGGAACAAAGGGAGACTTTCACTGTTCATAATAGAACAAAAGCTAATGTATATTTTGTTCATGCAGTGCCTGCCTTTGTCTTTGTTTTGAGACTGTTGCTGTTTCTGGCACCTGTTTTGTCACTGCCCCAGTTGCATAAAGTGTGGATTCTTACATGCCAATGGGACTTTGCTTCTTTTTCCTTTGAAAAGAATTGGGATATAGAAAGTTTCCATGGGGCCATTTCCTtcacagttcactccaatcagcCACCTGGATTCCAAGAGTTCCTTCAGGGCATCAGTCTTGCCTGGGCAAAAGGAGACGGTTTCATACAGAACTTCTGGGAGCAGGCATTCTGTTGTTCGCTGAAGGATTCGGCTGTTCATGGGGACAGCAACAGGACCTGCACTGGCAATGAGAAGCTGGAGAGCATTCCAATGATTTTGTTTGAAACGAGCATGATGGGCCACAGTTACAACATCTACAACGCTGTTCATGCTGTGGCGCATGCTATACATGGCATGTCCATGTCGGGATCCAAGCACAGAAGACTTGCAAAAGAATTGAGTGTGCAACCATGGCAGGTAATTAGTCTTTCATGACACATCATTGTTGTTAATGTAGACTTTCCTAAATAGATGGAAATAGACATCTCAGTATTCTGTCAATCAACaaacaaccttttattggcataagttaaaaaaacaaaaaaggaaacagactcattagtcagcaccgctattattaaaatattgtagattttagcctggttttaaaatatcaactcagGATCTTTATTATAATCTGCctcaacaaaattgcaacagaaaactctaaattaaaagaaaatgctaaatactaagagataaaaactacaaagggtaggagaaatttaaaacttatctttaaaaggtggaggagctcaacgaagagcgaccgctcggcacCAACTCTATTGGCATAAGTTAAAGACCGCATATAGAGAACTAATTTTAAAGATTGTGTCAAATAtattaaacaataataaaaattgaTTAAACGCTCGTAAAACAGTGGCCGATTATGCATTAAGATGAACTGGTGAAGTGCCACctcctaatttttttgtctagacAGCATGGACAACAAAGGCATCCGAGTAAGCGGCTCCCCCCATACACCATTTCCACCCACCCAACTTTAAAGCGCTTGTGTCCAACATTTTATGGcactgcagtgattctccatgctATTGgatgaaggtttccccaggatgtttgctctgcacagtccacttttcagccccaaaactgCATGGTTTCCCTTACCTTGTCCTGACGATACCAGCCATACatagtggtttttttttcctttttaaactttcaacgaactgtcttcaaagacacgcagacacaatttcagaatccatgctgattgCGTATTTTCGAAGACAGCTCATAACATAGGACTTGTGAAGCCTGGAGTCTGCAAAGGCTACAGTGCGTTCCTGAGCCTAGTTACTTCCTTTGGAGCCTGTTGAAGTCCATGGTTACATCCTTTGAAgcctattgaagtcagtggacttttTGTAGCCATTCATCTGGTGTCAGTAGACCTTGTGCTTTCCAGTGTCTGGCTACCACTGCTCTTTCTTCTGTCGAACATAGGACTTGTTAATCCTGGAGTCTGTAAAGGTTACAGGGcatacctgagccaggttacATCCTTTGGAGcctgttgaagtcagtggacttggaagggtgtCACTCTTCTTAGGACGATAGACTTAATCAATGCCccattcttcccccctcccccccccaacaactagATCCATCATTTCCTGAGGAGCATCATGTTCAACAACAGTGCTGGAGACCCTCTGTCTTTTCATGAAAACGGAGAaatgaaaactggatttgatGTGATCAACTGGGTCACATTCAACAATGGCTCTTTTGCTAGAGTAAAAGTGGGGAGGTGGAATCCTTGGGCTCCTGCTGGAAAAGCGTTAGCCCTTAGAGATGACCACATTGCGTGGCATAAAACCTTCATGCAGGTGAGACATCGAAGCCAAAGCTGAACTCTACAAAAGAATAAGTAGGGGGATCTCTTTAGCGTATTTCCGATCTCTGCCCGCCCTTTCGCTGATTCGAAGGACACATTTCTCTTTAAGACACTGCTCTAAAGTATTTCATCACTTTTCACTGAGGGGTATAAAAATGCAAAGTTTTGGAGATGCAATGTTCTGAACGTGCAATGTTCTGAAGGTACTGAGTATGAAAGATAAGAGATCTCACTAACATATATTCTCCACATACATCatcattccttttttattttaaatgtaatcagtattaattatattaatgaCATGAAagtctactttcatttttttaattaattaaaacctgCCTTCCTGTTGTGTGTTCAGCTTTGACCTTATGAGCCATAGGCCGCACTTTTGCGACTATATTAGTAATTCTGCCAATCTGCCCCTAACTGCATTAGAAATAAAAAGTAGCGTACGATTCCTGTTCCAGGTACCCTTGCAGGAGATGGATAACCCTTGTGAATTCAATTAATGGAAAAAGATTCAAGAGTTTCATTTTCACACGGCCTACAAAGCTATATATTCTCAGGCTTTACCAGAAGTGTTAAGAATGTCAGGTGCTTATAATATCAAATTTCTCATTGAACACCTTTTGACACCAGGAgttagtttcttccttcctttctttcgtttctttcatttctttctttctttctttgattttcAAAACAAGATAGCTGTCATCAAACTCTATATTAACTCATTTTGGGCTTAAGATGGTCAGCATCTATCTGCTTGTTGATACTAATCTGGAAAGAGAATGTCACGGTCCCGTTTCATAGAAGGAGAGCTCTGTGTGGACATCATTCTATTGCACCAGTGCCCAGCTTGCCATTTTTACATTCCCAATGTCAGTTAGTCAGACTTTATTAGGGTCAAAAACCAGAAGATGTTATAACAATAGAACAAAACGTTGTACATC
Encoded here:
- the LOC125444039 gene encoding vomeronasal type-2 receptor 26-like — translated: MAFCNKEINDNPNPHYPNNVTVVGFHILNSYYVPRMSYKATLSLLSTQGKFVPNFKCDTQNKLITTIGGLTTDVSLSIATIISIYKMPQLTYGVFSPEHGDKRLFPHLSQMVPNENSQYAGVVRLFRHFKWTWIGLTAMDDDDGDRFLGAILPLLTENGICFAFTIRFPKITYLQEAIDLLAEQRETFTVHNRTKANVYFVHAVPAFVFVLRLLLFLAPVLSLPQLHKVWILTCQWDFASFSFEKNWDIESFHGAISFTVHSNQPPGFQEFLQGISLAWAKGDGFIQNFWEQAFCCSLKDSAVHGDSNRTCTGNEKLESIPMILFETSMMGHSYNIYNAVHAVAHAIHGMSMSGSKHRRLAKELSVQPWQIHHFLRSIMFNNSAGDPLSFHENGEMKTGFDVINWVTFNNGSFARVKVGRWNPWAPAGKALALRDDHIAWHKTFMQGCPVSICNENCFPGCVRKKKEGEKFCCYDCDPCPEGMISDQMDMDACINCPQDQYSNKHQNQCVHKDVSFLSFTESLGITLTLLAVFFSLITAVVLRIFLKHRDTPIVKANNRNLTYVLLFSLLLCFLCSLLFIGQPQKVTCLLRQTMFGIIFSVALSSVLAKTITVVLAFIATKPGSRMRKWVGKRLANSIVLVCSFVQAGLCSLWLSTSPPFQDTDMHSLPGKIILECNEGSAIMFYSVLGYLGFLAIFSFIVAFLARKLPDSFNEAKFITFSMLVFCSVWFCFVPVYLSSKGKSMVVVEIFSILASTLGLLGCIFSPKCYIIVLRPELNNREHMIRVKN